One region of Thiorhodovibrio frisius genomic DNA includes:
- a CDS encoding NHLP leader peptide family RiPP precursor has protein sequence MTARHSTHDFLPEKPMNDQSNQYQQLIAKCWADEVFKHRLLDNPAETLKAEGMELPEGVSVQVVENTAQDFTLVIPSRPT, from the coding sequence ATGACGGCACGTCACTCGACTCACGACTTTCTGCCGGAGAAACCGATGAACGACCAATCCAACCAATACCAACAGCTCATTGCCAAGTGCTGGGCGGACGAGGTCTTCAAGCACCGGCTCCTGGACAACCCGGCCGAGACGCTCAAGGCCGAGGGGATGGAGTTGCCGGAGGGTGTTAGCGTGCAGGTGGTGGAAAACACCGCACAGGACTTCACGCTAGTGATTCCCTCACGGCCCACGTAG
- a CDS encoding HD-GYP domain-containing protein, producing the protein MSLQKNTTVPANSPGSTRGLTAEERSSLERLRKVAELIAAGDYREVDNLMAMTAGQDLPRSITALAEAFGMMVVKVESREWHLELLVKQLLNANLEMLEMLGAMIAKRDSDTSAHNYRVTLYAVRLAERLGLGLPDIRALVKGAFLHDIGKIAIPDNILLKPGRLDEQEFGVMRTHVDHGVEIIRGSSWLKDAEAVVRCHHEKYNGEGYPNGLSGEAIPLVARIFAIVDVFDALTSRRPYKEAMTVEQALAIITESAGSHFDPRLVDIFLPLAATWHEELSQLDEKAVAERMRQLVALYFDDFKSLSDHRV; encoded by the coding sequence ATGAGCTTGCAAAAGAACACAACAGTGCCTGCCAATTCGCCTGGAAGCACGCGCGGGCTGACCGCCGAGGAGCGAAGCTCACTAGAGCGACTCAGGAAGGTGGCGGAGCTGATTGCCGCGGGCGATTACAGGGAAGTCGACAACCTCATGGCGATGACCGCGGGGCAGGATTTGCCGCGGAGTATCACGGCGCTCGCCGAGGCATTCGGGATGATGGTGGTCAAGGTTGAGTCGCGGGAATGGCATCTCGAGCTGTTGGTCAAGCAGTTGTTGAATGCCAATCTGGAAATGCTTGAGATGCTTGGCGCGATGATCGCCAAGCGCGATAGCGATACCAGCGCGCACAATTACCGGGTGACACTTTACGCCGTTCGCCTCGCCGAGAGGCTGGGTCTGGGGTTGCCAGATATCCGCGCCCTCGTGAAAGGTGCGTTTCTTCACGACATCGGCAAGATTGCCATTCCTGACAACATTCTGCTCAAGCCAGGACGCCTTGACGAGCAGGAGTTTGGCGTGATGCGGACGCACGTCGATCATGGTGTCGAGATTATTCGGGGCTCTTCGTGGCTGAAGGATGCCGAGGCCGTCGTGCGCTGTCATCACGAGAAATACAATGGCGAAGGCTACCCCAATGGCTTGTCTGGCGAGGCAATTCCTCTTGTGGCAAGGATTTTCGCCATCGTTGACGTCTTCGATGCGTTAACCTCGCGCCGACCTTACAAAGAGGCAATGACCGTTGAGCAAGCGCTCGCGATTATCACCGAGTCAGCGGGTAGTCATTTTGATCCGAGGCTCGTCGATATCTTCCTGCCTTTGGCCGCGACCTGGCATGAGGAGCTCAGTCAGCTCGATGAAAAGGCCGTGGCGGAGCGAATGAGGCAACTGGTCGCGTTGTATTTCGACGATTTCAAAAGCCTTTCCGATCACCGCGTTTGA
- a CDS encoding SpoIIE family protein phosphatase, with protein sequence MKAPTPAEIAPSGDLEIRPVPLRARLRNRLLLSTVGIAGLILCGLLLWNYLSFRERLTEDAQIRARFLANAAADRIDMTLGRLQSLVDGMAISLNATALDLSLEQVRALQREALRGTPALYGIAFAWLPERKPPGWDAWSPYSYRAEGTLRYTDLGHDNRDYIGQDWFYLPRFLDRPVWTEPYIWTGPYLKTTGVRMVTYSAPVRLPSPDGPVFAGVVTCDIELTWLDRMLAELPLGENGYGFLLSRNGVHISHPIAELTMDESIFSVAEARGDPDLRKAGQAMLSGQPGIRAWVGWANDETSWLAWDRLATTGWTSGVLISQTALNRDIAQLTQIEALAGGGGLLLLLLTVGWIARSITRPITALSEAAPGIAAGHLDEPLPEPKGEDEVARLTAIFRTMRDHLKGYIADLQATTAARERIEGELRIARDIQMDLVPKTFPAFPEREDMDLFAIIEPAREVGGDFYDFLLLDDDHLFLAIGDVSGKGVPAALFMAVTRSLLRAEVKTDRDPGRVLARLNNALAEHNDACMFVTVFCALVSLSDGRVRYVNAGHNPPLWLRADGRVDWIDSPSGVAAGPIADLDYATGQLTLAPGESLLLYTDGVNEAMNADDQEFGNERLHQRMRASQSLSCHDALHALLADIRAHTGEAEQFDDITMMMFRREEAQMNQPKRLTLTNDLSELGRLADWLERFGDAHGIPRKVIHPLNLALDELVTNIIHYAYPDGEAHSFTLELRPLGDRLEAELVDDGIPFNPLEMPDADTESDVEERQIGGLGIHFVRQTMDGVYYQFEQGHNHLRLIKRLAET encoded by the coding sequence ATGAAAGCGCCAACTCCCGCTGAAATCGCCCCCTCAGGCGACCTGGAAATACGCCCGGTTCCGCTGCGGGCGCGGCTGCGCAACCGCCTGCTGCTGTCGACCGTGGGCATCGCCGGACTCATCCTGTGCGGATTACTACTGTGGAATTATCTGAGCTTCCGCGAGCGTCTGACCGAGGACGCGCAAATCCGCGCGCGCTTCCTTGCCAATGCCGCCGCCGACCGCATCGACATGACCCTCGGCCGCTTGCAAAGCCTGGTCGATGGCATGGCGATCAGCCTCAATGCCACCGCGCTCGATCTGAGCCTGGAGCAAGTGCGCGCCTTGCAGCGAGAAGCCCTGCGCGGCACCCCCGCTCTCTACGGCATCGCCTTCGCCTGGCTGCCAGAGCGCAAGCCACCCGGCTGGGACGCCTGGTCCCCCTACAGCTATCGCGCCGAGGGCACGCTGAGATACACGGATCTCGGCCACGACAACCGCGACTACATTGGCCAGGACTGGTTTTACCTCCCGCGTTTTCTCGACCGACCCGTCTGGACCGAGCCCTACATCTGGACCGGGCCATACCTCAAAACCACCGGCGTGCGCATGGTGACCTACTCGGCTCCGGTGCGCCTGCCCTCGCCAGATGGTCCCGTCTTCGCCGGTGTCGTCACTTGCGATATCGAGCTGACCTGGCTCGACCGGATGTTGGCCGAACTGCCCTTGGGCGAGAACGGCTATGGCTTCCTGCTGAGCCGCAATGGCGTACATATCAGCCATCCGATCGCCGAACTCACCATGGACGAGTCCATTTTCAGCGTCGCCGAGGCCCGCGGCGACCCCGATCTGCGCAAGGCCGGCCAGGCGATGCTATCCGGTCAGCCCGGCATACGCGCATGGGTCGGCTGGGCGAACGATGAAACCAGCTGGCTGGCATGGGATCGGCTCGCGACCACCGGCTGGACATCCGGGGTGTTGATCTCCCAGACCGCGCTCAATCGCGATATCGCCCAGCTCACCCAGATCGAGGCGCTGGCCGGCGGCGGCGGACTGCTGCTGCTGCTGCTGACCGTCGGCTGGATCGCCCGCTCCATCACCCGGCCCATCACCGCGCTGAGCGAGGCCGCGCCCGGCATCGCCGCCGGTCACCTCGACGAGCCGCTGCCGGAACCCAAGGGCGAAGACGAGGTCGCGCGGCTCACGGCGATCTTCCGCACCATGCGCGACCATCTCAAGGGCTACATCGCCGATCTGCAAGCCACTACCGCCGCTCGCGAACGCATTGAGGGCGAACTGCGCATCGCGCGCGATATCCAGATGGACCTGGTCCCCAAGACCTTCCCGGCCTTTCCCGAGCGCGAGGACATGGACCTGTTCGCCATCATCGAGCCGGCGCGCGAGGTGGGCGGGGACTTCTACGACTTCCTGCTGCTCGATGACGACCATCTCTTCTTGGCCATCGGCGACGTCTCTGGCAAAGGCGTGCCAGCGGCCCTGTTCATGGCGGTCACCCGCAGCCTGCTGCGCGCCGAGGTCAAGACCGACCGCGATCCGGGCCGGGTGCTGGCACGGCTGAATAACGCTCTGGCCGAGCACAATGATGCCTGTATGTTCGTTACGGTGTTCTGTGCCCTTGTGTCCCTGTCTGATGGGCGGGTGCGTTATGTCAATGCAGGCCATAATCCGCCGCTGTGGTTGCGCGCGGATGGTCGGGTGGATTGGATCGACAGCCCAAGCGGCGTCGCCGCCGGCCCCATTGCCGATCTGGACTACGCAACCGGCCAGCTGACCCTTGCCCCCGGCGAGAGCCTGCTGCTGTACACCGACGGCGTCAACGAAGCCATGAACGCCGACGACCAGGAATTCGGCAACGAACGCCTGCACCAGCGCATGCGCGCCAGTCAGTCACTGAGCTGCCATGATGCCCTCCATGCCCTGCTGGCGGACATTCGCGCTCACACCGGCGAGGCCGAGCAATTCGATGACATCACCATGATGATGTTTCGCCGCGAGGAAGCACAGATGAACCAGCCAAAACGCCTCACCCTGACCAATGATCTCTCCGAGCTCGGCCGCCTGGCTGACTGGCTCGAGCGCTTTGGTGACGCGCACGGCATCCCGCGCAAAGTCATTCACCCGCTCAATCTGGCACTCGATGAGCTGGTGACCAACATCATCCACTATGCCTACCCGGACGGCGAGGCCCACAGCTTCACTCTCGAGCTGCGCCCCCTGGGAGATCGCCTGGAGGCCGAGCTCGTCGACGACGGCATCCCCTTCAACCCACTCGAAATGCCCGACGCCGACACGGAATCGGACGTCGAGGAACGCCAGATCGGCGGGCTAGGCATTCACTTCGTCCGCCAGACCATGGACGGGGTTTACTACCAGTTCGAGCAGGGACACAATCACCTGCGGCTGATCAAACGCCTTGCCGAGACATGA
- a CDS encoding NHLP leader peptide family RiPP precursor, protein MNDQSNQYQQLIAKCWADEAFKHRLLDNPAETLKAEGMELPEGVRVQVVENTAQAFTLVIPARPAELSHEELSGAAGGFYDGWGWNFNWL, encoded by the coding sequence ATGAACGACCAATCCAACCAATACCAACAGCTCATTGCCAAGTGCTGGGCGGACGAGGCCTTCAAGCACCGGCTCCTGGACAACCCGGCCGAGACGCTCAAGGCCGAGGGGATGGAGTTGCCGGAGGGGGTTCGCGTGCAGGTGGTGGAAAACACCGCACAGGCCTTCACGCTAGTGATTCCTGCACGGCCTGCGGAGTTGTCGCACGAAGAGTTGAGCGGTGCGGCGGGTGGTTTTTATGACGGTTGGGGGTGGAATTTTAATTGGTTATAA
- a CDS encoding Nif11-like leader peptide family RiPP precursor produces MSTQDLQTLMKMVEDDSAVAEKVEAIGHDNIDGLIAYARELGLSLDESDFTAMKESLLRQGQEISEEELESVAGGWLFRPYRRRHSDYRF; encoded by the coding sequence ATGTCCACGCAAGACCTACAAACGTTGATGAAGATGGTGGAAGACGACAGCGCCGTTGCCGAGAAAGTCGAGGCCATCGGCCATGACAATATCGATGGTCTGATCGCCTATGCGAGAGAGCTCGGGCTCAGCTTGGACGAGAGCGACTTCACCGCGATGAAGGAATCGCTCTTGCGGCAAGGCCAGGAGATCAGCGAGGAGGAACTGGAGTCGGTCGCGGGCGGCTGGCTGTTTCGGCCCTATCGTCGGAGACACAGCGATTATCGGTTCTAA
- a CDS encoding ABC transporter substrate-binding protein: MLDLRPLLLCAALVTPPLAQGAAPVSADGADSLPAVRIALQWSPQSQFAGFYLARQQGFYTAAGARVSLLHGNALRSSLAWLRQGKAELATAFLADAMVAAANSDTTAAEDPRPVLIGQLVRRSNLMLLAWKDHGISHLEDLDGRRVSLMPGPFSAAIRALLAEHQIQPELIPQYGTVNLFLHRGVSACAAMEYNEFHRVWQAGVDTDQLTVFLPRELGFDFPEDGLYARSDWLKDHGELAQRLWNATIKGWEYARDHPEEALDLVLTEAKHAGIPANRPHERWMLKHLLAAIFGEHSDAASANGQLSARAYAATAKALIAADFIKAPLPFAVFCPRCDAKDKTPSMAREPRPRPATVPASVPGPTPNSAPSPGARPARDSIPRSPPSANADASPDESANSR, encoded by the coding sequence ATGCTGGACTTGCGACCCCTTCTGCTGTGCGCGGCCCTGGTCACCCCACCGCTGGCCCAGGGCGCCGCCCCAGTCTCCGCGGACGGCGCCGACTCCCTGCCCGCAGTGCGCATTGCACTGCAATGGAGCCCCCAGAGTCAGTTCGCCGGGTTCTACCTGGCGCGGCAACAGGGCTTCTACACCGCCGCTGGCGCGCGGGTGAGCTTGCTGCACGGCAATGCACTGCGTTCCTCGCTTGCATGGCTGCGGCAGGGCAAGGCTGAGTTGGCAACGGCCTTTCTGGCCGACGCCATGGTCGCTGCCGCCAATTCAGATACTACGGCGGCTGAGGATCCTCGCCCGGTATTGATTGGCCAGCTGGTGCGACGCTCCAACCTGATGCTCCTGGCATGGAAGGATCACGGCATCTCCCACTTGGAAGATCTCGACGGCCGCCGCGTCAGCCTGATGCCCGGGCCTTTTTCCGCCGCGATTCGCGCGCTCCTCGCCGAACATCAAATCCAACCCGAACTGATTCCCCAATACGGCACGGTGAATCTGTTTCTGCACCGCGGCGTCTCCGCCTGCGCGGCGATGGAGTACAACGAATTTCACCGCGTCTGGCAGGCTGGCGTCGACACGGATCAGCTAACGGTTTTTCTCCCGCGCGAGCTTGGCTTTGATTTTCCCGAGGATGGTCTTTACGCCCGCTCCGACTGGCTCAAGGATCACGGCGAGCTGGCGCAACGGCTGTGGAATGCCACCATAAAGGGCTGGGAATACGCCCGCGACCACCCGGAGGAAGCCCTGGATCTGGTTCTGACCGAGGCCAAGCACGCGGGCATCCCGGCCAACCGCCCCCATGAGCGTTGGATGCTCAAGCATTTGCTGGCAGCCATCTTCGGCGAGCACTCCGATGCGGCATCCGCGAATGGGCAGCTCTCGGCGCGTGCCTATGCGGCCACAGCCAAGGCGCTGATCGCGGCTGATTTCATCAAGGCGCCACTACCTTTCGCTGTCTTCTGTCCGAGGTGTGACGCCAAGGATAAGACTCCATCCATGGCTAGGGAACCGCGGCCGCGTCCGGCCACGGTCCCCGCCTCAGTTCCAGGCCCAACTCCCAACTCTGCCCCCAGCCCAGGGGCGCGTCCAGCCCGAGACTCAATTCCCCGCTCACCCCCCAGTGCGAACGCGGACGCATCGCCAGATGAAAGCGCCAACTCCCGCTGA
- a CDS encoding STAS domain-containing protein translates to MEILTETQSDALIFVISGRLDGSTAPDLQETMLGQLDAAPVILVDCAALDYISSAGLRVLLLATKECKKARRPFGLCGLQEEVREVFKLSGFSSIIETFDSREQALTKLSTPA, encoded by the coding sequence ATGGAAATTCTGACAGAAACACAATCCGATGCGCTGATTTTCGTGATTTCGGGGCGTCTCGACGGCAGCACCGCCCCGGATCTCCAGGAAACCATGCTCGGCCAACTCGATGCCGCGCCCGTGATTCTGGTCGACTGCGCCGCGCTCGATTACATCTCCAGCGCGGGCTTGCGCGTGCTCTTGCTGGCCACCAAGGAGTGCAAAAAAGCCCGCCGCCCCTTCGGCCTGTGCGGCCTGCAGGAAGAGGTGCGGGAGGTCTTTAAGCTCAGCGGCTTCAGTTCCATCATCGAGACCTTCGACTCGCGCGAGCAGGCGCTCACAAAGCTCTCAACACCCGCCTGA
- a CDS encoding RNA-directed DNA polymerase, translated as MVIVSPDLAVLVGEYLRIPDVHHTRRGLVASAALSPLLGALYLVSLDRAMQALAQRAGIRYRRFMDDFVIFAPTRHRPRAAIRRMHAVLAALRLSVHPDKRFIGKTIKGFDFLGYRFRPGRKPRPAQQSINRLITRARRLHEQGADLDRLRQYVWRWYRWLHGGLRGRVSTKGRFIRVWVTVLKRLHLTGNRIRPR; from the coding sequence ATGGTCATCGTTTCGCCCGACTTGGCCGTTCTGGTGGGTGAGTATCTGCGGATACCGGACGTTCACCACACTCGGCGAGGTCTGGTCGCGAGTGCGGCCCTTTCACCACTCTTGGGTGCGCTCTATCTCGTGTCACTGGACCGCGCCATGCAGGCGTTGGCGCAGCGGGCCGGTATCCGCTACCGCCGCTTTATGGATGACTTTGTGATCTTCGCGCCGACCCGCCACAGGCCGCGGGCGGCCATTCGGCGCATGCACGCGGTGCTCGCAGCGCTCAGGCTCAGCGTCCATCCCGACAAACGTTTCATCGGCAAAACCATCAAGGGGTTCGATTTCCTGGGGTATCGCTTCCGACCGGGCCGGAAACCGCGGCCCGCCCAGCAGTCCATCAACCGACTCATCACCCGGGCACGCCGGCTTCATGAGCAAGGAGCCGATCTCGATCGGCTCCGGCAGTACGTGTGGCGTTGGTATCGATGGCTGCACGGCGGGCTACGCGGCCGGGTCAGCACCAAGGGGCGATTCATCAGGGTCTGGGTCACCGTTCTAAAACGACTTCACCTCACCGGCAACCGTATCCGCCCGCGCTGA
- a CDS encoding ATP-binding protein, whose protein sequence is MRYFNTEGPIHCTQHYCLPPLTRWDMEEILGLIERQKYFLLHAPRQTGKTSCMIALMEQLNRVGRYQALYVNIETAQTAREEVPRAMRAICGAIGASARGLLGEERLFEWLNQALAEQGADGALSGMLTRWSAAAERPIVLLLDEVDALIGDTLVSLLRQLRTGYTQRPGLPFPQTVMLCSVRDLHDYRIHARSEPAPITGGSAFNIKAKSLRLGDFSPEETQRLLQEHTQETGQAFTPEALTRVWELTQGQPWLVNAIAYRTCFEQPEGRDHRHPISVAMIDAAKESMIVERVTHLDQLADKLREERVRRVIEPMLAGETLDSVPLDDRDYLVDLGLLRRAQGGGLEVANPIYREVLPRMLASGPQDSLPQSAPIWLDAQGRLDPERLLKAFLGFWRQHGEPLLRSAPYAEIAPHLVLMAFLHRVVNGGGSLEREYAIGAGRMDLCLRYGSVTLGIELKVWRDGRPDPITEGLTQLDGYLNGLGLDTGWLVIFDRRAGQPPIEARSRVEEASSPAGRPIRVIRA, encoded by the coding sequence ATGCGCTATTTCAACACCGAAGGCCCAATCCATTGCACCCAGCATTATTGCCTACCGCCGCTCACACGCTGGGACATGGAGGAAATCCTTGGACTAATCGAGCGCCAGAAGTATTTCCTGCTCCACGCCCCACGCCAGACCGGCAAGACCAGCTGCATGATCGCGCTGATGGAGCAGCTCAATCGGGTCGGGCGGTATCAGGCACTCTATGTCAACATCGAAACGGCGCAGACCGCGCGCGAGGAGGTGCCCCGCGCCATGCGTGCCATCTGTGGCGCCATTGGCGCCTCGGCGCGCGGTCTTCTTGGTGAGGAGCGCCTGTTCGAATGGCTGAACCAGGCCCTGGCTGAACAAGGCGCCGACGGTGCGCTAAGCGGCATGCTCACCCGCTGGAGCGCGGCGGCCGAGCGGCCCATCGTGCTGCTGCTCGATGAGGTTGATGCCCTGATCGGCGATACCTTGGTATCCCTGCTGCGGCAACTGCGCACTGGCTACACCCAGCGCCCGGGGCTGCCCTTTCCTCAAACCGTGATGCTGTGCAGTGTGCGCGATTTACACGACTACCGCATCCACGCCCGCTCCGAGCCGGCCCCCATCACCGGCGGCAGTGCCTTCAACATCAAGGCCAAATCACTTCGGTTGGGCGACTTCTCACCGGAGGAAACCCAGCGTCTGCTACAAGAGCACACCCAGGAAACCGGCCAGGCCTTCACCCCCGAGGCGCTGACCCGCGTGTGGGAGCTGACCCAAGGCCAACCCTGGCTGGTCAATGCGATCGCCTATCGCACTTGTTTTGAACAACCCGAGGGGCGGGATCACCGCCATCCAATCAGCGTCGCGATGATCGATGCGGCCAAGGAGTCAATGATTGTTGAGCGCGTCACCCATCTCGATCAGCTTGCCGACAAGCTACGCGAAGAGCGAGTGCGGCGTGTCATCGAGCCGATGCTGGCCGGTGAGACGCTGGACAGCGTGCCTCTGGATGATCGCGACTACCTGGTCGACCTTGGTTTGCTCCGTCGCGCCCAAGGCGGCGGGCTGGAGGTGGCTAATCCCATCTATCGCGAAGTGCTACCTCGCATGCTGGCATCGGGCCCACAAGATTCGCTACCCCAGAGCGCTCCCATCTGGCTCGATGCCCAAGGTCGGCTCGACCCCGAGCGCCTGCTAAAAGCGTTTCTCGGCTTTTGGCGTCAGCACGGCGAGCCGCTTCTGCGCAGCGCACCCTATGCTGAAATTGCGCCACATCTGGTGCTCATGGCATTTTTGCATCGGGTCGTGAATGGCGGCGGCAGTCTGGAGCGCGAGTACGCCATCGGCGCGGGGCGCATGGATTTGTGCCTGCGCTATGGCTCGGTCACCCTCGGTATCGAACTCAAGGTCTGGCGCGACGGACGCCCGGATCCGATCACCGAGGGTCTGACCCAGCTCGATGGCTACCTGAACGGACTGGGTTTGGACACCGGCTGGCTCGTGATTTTCGACCGCCGCGCCGGGCAGCCGCCGATTGAGGCACGCTCCCGGGTCGAGGAGGCCAGCAGCCCAGCCGGTCGGCCGATTCGGGTGATTCGTGCCTGA